One region of Fragaria vesca subsp. vesca linkage group LG4, FraVesHawaii_1.0, whole genome shotgun sequence genomic DNA includes:
- the LOC101298601 gene encoding uncharacterized protein LOC101298601 codes for MTYPEDEEHPRLLLHNFLSAQECKELEFIHKSNCTVGYRPNVFSTTLSHLIATNCAHLIMPFVPIRERLKEKVEEFFGCEYELFIEFTGLISWTRGASIGWHSDDNRDYLKQRDFAAVCYLNNYGDDFKGGLFHFQIGDLATIVPSSGDVVIYTADNRNIHAVNEVIDGERLTMALWFSRDAAHDEDAKLISLLSQTPLRNNGPELLLPLPASSNMYWFSPEHASSYEFGFDICCARLHVLGYDVVYSEEKISCSNVSELLIERLRLARADELFDYEFLNILHALQVVQFYCWKASDLKSTEVENIIKVVPLLPSQREKSLCLKSISLKDLHLAESIFSAESAKHCYWAHLTVAVAMWGDYAHRLHKELVMCLPHWKTHQSIFQVSFDDK; via the exons ATGACATACCCAGAAGATGAAGAACATCCTCGGCTTCTTCTCCACAACTTCCTTTCTGCTCAGGAATGCAAGGAACTGGAATTTATACACAAAAGCAATTGCACTGTGGGTTACAGACCCAATGTGTTCTCAACCACACTTTCACATCTCATTGCCACCAATTGTGCTCATCTCATCATGCCCTTCGTCCCCATCAGAG AGAGGTTGAAGGAGAAGGTAGAGGAATTCTTTGGCTGCGAGTATGAACTCTTTATTGAATTCACCGGTTTGATCAG CTGGACTAGAGGAGCAAGCATTGGTTGGCATAGTGATGACAACAGGGACTATCTCAAACAGCGCGACTTTGCG GCAGTTTGTTATTTGAACAATTACGGGGATGATTTCAAAGGCGGACTTTTTCACTTCCAGATTGGAGATCTAGCAACTATTGTTCCATCAAGTGGG GATGTTGTGATATACACAGCTGACAACCGCAACATTCATGCTGTTAATGAG GTTATTGATGGGGAAAGACTCACAATGGCATTATGGTTCAGTCGTGATGCTGCCCATGATGAAGATGCTAAACTAATCTCCCTTCTCTCACAGACTCCATTACGCAATAATGGTCCCGAATTATTGCTACCTTTGCCAGCATCAAGTAATATGTACTGGTTTTCACCAGAACATGCTTCGTCCTATGAGTTTGGATTTGATATATGCTGTGCAAGACTGCATGTTCTTGGATATGATGTAGTTTACTCTGAAGAGAAGATCTCCTGTTCAAATGTTTCTGAGTTACTGATTGAGAGATTGCGATTAGCAAGAGCAGATGAGTTGTTTGACTATGAGTTCCTCAACATCTTGCATGCACTTCAG GTAGTGCAATTCTACTGTTGGAAAGCTTCTGATCTGAAATCTACTGAAGTCGAAAATATTATTAAGGTGGTACCCTTATTGCCATCACAAAGGGAGAAATCTCTCTGCCTCAAATCTATATCTCTGAAGGATCTTCATCTAGCAGAGTCTATATTTTCTGCTGAGAGTGCAAAACACTGTTATTGGGCCCATCTTACAGTTGCAGTCGCTATGTGGGGAGATTATGCACACAGGCTACATAAAGAACTGGTAATGTGCTTACCTCACTGGAAAACACATCAATCTATATTTCAAGTATCATTTGATGATAAGTAA
- the LOC101309147 gene encoding uncharacterized protein LOC101309147 yields MTMPSGNVVLSDKMQYPSVAGAAVSGGEIHQQPRQWFPDERDGFISWLRGEFAAANAIIDSLCHHLRAVGEPSEYDMVIGCVQQRRCNWTPVLHMQQYFSVAEVIYALQQVAWRRQQRYYEPVKMGNKDYKRSNSGVGFKPRNEPVKEWHTASVEYRSYDGSGLEKVGSEMREEVKPGGEAGKVDDKGSAAGAVTKGVLTKPHEYISSRSSANSQGTISGNSESEDAVVNEGCTSSIKENESNSIQIQNEKQNLSLIPKTFVGNETFDGKTVNVVDGLKLYEEFLGDTEVSKLFSLVNDLRTTGRRGQLQGQTYVLSKRPMKGHGREMIQLGIPIADGPQEDEISAGISKDRRMEAIPSLLQDVIDRLIGTQVLTDKPDSCIIDFFNEGDHSHPHMWPPWFGRPVSVLFLTECDLTFGKVLGMDHPGDYRGALRLSLTPGSLLLLQGKSADYAKHAIPSIRKQRILVTFTKSQPRKSFPTDGQRLPSPGPSQSPYWSPPPGRSPNHIRHPAGPKHYAAVPTTGVLPAPPNRPQLPPANGIQPLFVAAPVGPAMPFPAPVVIPPGSPGWVAAPRHPPPRMPLPGTGVFLPPPGSGSSSAPPQQFPSTATEMNPSVETASTEKDNGTAKSSHAIASPKAKLDVKAQRQDCNGSVDGTGSGRGTVKQEQQQNSNNAAANNQAGAV; encoded by the exons ATGACAATGCCATCAGGGAATGTGGTTTTATCGGACAAAATGCAGTATCCTAGTGTCGCCGGAGCCGCTGTATCTGGCGGAGAGATCCACCAGCAGCCGCGGCAGTGGTTCCCGGATGAACGTGACGGGTTCATTTCGTGGCTGCGGGGTGAGTTTGCGGCGGCCAATGCGATTATTGACTCGCTGTGCCACCATTTGCGGGCGGTGGGAGAGCCGAGTGAGTATGACATGGTGATCGGGTGTGTTCAGCAGAGGAGGTGCAATTGGACACCGGTGCTTCATATGCAGCAGTACTTTTCGGTGGCGGAGGTGATATATGCACTGCAGCAGGTTGCGTGGAGGAGGCAGCAGAGGTACTATGAGCCTGTGAAAATGGGGAACAAGGACTATAAGAGGTCAAATTCTGGTGTGGGGTTTAAGCCGAGAAATGAGCCTGTCAAGGAGTGGCATACTGCTAGTGTAGAGTATCGTAGTTATGATGGGAGTGGCTTGGAGAAAGTTGGGAGTGAGATGAGGGAGGAAGTCAAGCCTGGTGGAGAGGCTGGGAAAGTGGATGATAAGGGTTCAGCGGCGGGTGCAGTGACGAAAG GTGTTCTCACAAAACCTCATGAATATATCAGCTCAAGGAGTTCAGCAAATTCTCAAGGGACGATATCTGGAAACTCAGAATCTGAAGACGCGGTCGTAAATGAAGGCTGCACATCAAGTATTAAAG AGAATGAATCAAATTCTATCCAGATTCAGAATGAGAAGCAGAACCTTTCCCTCATTCCAAAAACTTTTGTTGGCAACGAGACATTTGATGGAAAAACG GTCAATGTGGTTGATGGACTGAAATTGTACGAAGAGTTCCTTGGTGACACTGAAGTCTCAAAACTATTTTCTTTGGTAAATGATCTGAGGACTACAGGAAGAAGGGGACAACTTCAAG GTCAAACATATGTGTTATCAAAGAGGCCCATGAAGGGACATGGAAGAGAGATGATTCAATTGGGAATCCCTATTGCAGATGGTCCACAAGAAGATGAAATATCTGCAGGAATCTCCAAAG ATCGGAGGATGGAAGCCATTCCCTCCTTGCTGCAGGATGTTATCGATCGCCTTATTGGGACGCAAGTTTTGACAGATAAGCCAGACTCATGTATCATTGATTTCTTCAATGAG GGTGATCATTCTCATCCTCACATGTGGCCACCGTGGTTTGGAAGACCTGTTAGTGTCTTGTTCCTCACCGAATGTGACCTGACTTTTGGGAAAGTATTAGGAATGGATCATCCTGGGGATTACCGAGGGGCTCTCAGACTTTCTCTTACACCTGG GTCTCTTCTTTTGCTGCAAGGAAAATCAGCAGACTATGCAAAACATGCAATTCCTTCCATCCGAAAGCAACGTATACTTGTCACTTTTACAAAGTCTCAACCAAGAAAATCCTTTCCAACTGATGGTCAGCGTCTTCCTTCACCTGGTCCCAGCCAGTCGCCTTACTGGAGTCCACCACCAGGTAGATCTCCAAATCACATCCGCCATCCTGCTGGTCCCAAGCACTATGCAGCAGTACCAACAACTGGTGTGTTGCCTGCACCACCTAATCGTCCCCAACTTCCACCTGCAAATGGCATCCAGCCTTTGTTTGTGGCTGCCCCAGTTGGACCAGCCATGCCTTTCCCTGCTCCAGTTGTCATCCCACCGGGTTCGCCTGGATGGGTAGCAGCTCCTCGGCACCCTCCACCTCGGATGCCTCTCCCCGGAACTGGAGTTTTCCTTCCTCCCCCAGGTTCAGGTAGCTCATCAGCTCCTCCTCAACAGTTTCCAAGTACTGCAACAGAAATGAACCCCTCTGTTGAGACTGCTTCAACAGAGAAAGACAATGGGACTGCAAAATCAAGTCATGCAATTGCTTCTCCTAAAGCAAAGTTGGATGTGAAAGCTCAAAGGCAAGACTGCAATGGAAGTGTGGATGGAACTGGCAGTGGAAGAGGAACAGTGAAGCAAGAGCAACAGCAGAACTCTAACAATGCGGCGGCAAACAACCAGGCTGGAGCGGTTTAG